TCGAATTCCGCTACATAGTTTTGAGATGTTACAATATTTTGTTTGAGTTCGTAATTTTTATGTTGTGAATTCACTCCGAAAAATACGAATTCTCCCGTATCTTGCATCTTTCCGAATGTGGATACGATCGCCGCTTTGTTTCCGTTTCCAATATAAAACTTATCTCCGCTCGCTTTGTAAGTTCCGTCCCCATTGGGAATGAGCATCATATCGCTTCCGATCAGGTCGGCGCCGTGCTCTTTTTCGGATAAGCCGAACGCAAAAATTTCACCGTCTTCTAAAAGTTTGGCGGCTTTCTTTTTGATCTCTTCGTTTTTGCTGATCCAGATCGGACCGAGTCCGAGCATGGAAACCTGCCAGGTGTACCAGTAACAAAGTCCGTAAAATCCTAGGATTTCATTAAAGGCCATAATCCGGTTGCAGTCCCAACGGGAATCACTTGCTCCGTATCCGCTCGGAGTCATAAGAATCGCAAAAGCCTTTTCTTTTTTTACAAATTCCAAAAAGTCAGCATACCACACTTTATCATGGTCGTCTTGCATGAGTTTTCGTTTTCCTTTCGTTTCGAAAAACTTTACGGTTTTCAACATAAGGTTTCTAGATTTTTCATCTAAGTGAGAAAATGTTTCAGTTCTGGGATTGAATAGATTCACAGGGTTTCCTTTTCCAAAAGATTCATGTATAAGAATCTATCTATATGATTTGGGAACGGATTGTAAAGGGGTTTTTCTCTTTCAAAGAAAAGGGAAAGACCCCGCCATCCGGAAGGAATTATAACTAGAATTGTTAGTTATGTATTGCTAAAGCGACAGGATTTATTTTGACCCGATTGATTCTTAATACCAAGACCGAGGAAATCAGGCATAATCCTCCCGCAACCATGGTCGCAATCGTGTAAGCTCCGAAATTATCCCTTACCAAACCTCCGAATAAAGCGGCGAAAGCCGCACCCAATTGATGCCCTGCGACAACCCATCCGAAAATAATAGGAGCGTCTTTCGCACCGAAAACATCGTTTGTCAACCGAACCGTGGGAGGAACCGTTGCAATCCAATCCAGCCCATAAAACAATGCAAAGACGGGAAGTCCGAAATAACTGATACCGAATGCGGTAGGCAAGAATAACAACGCGAGTCCCCTCAGTCCGTAATACCAAAATAGCAAAACCCTATTGTTCCAACGATCTGACAGCCATCCGGACAATGTAGTTCCTATCAAATCCAATCCGCCCATAATGGCAAGAATGCTCGCACCTTCCACCGCACCCATCCCATAATCACCGCACATTGCGATGAAATGTGTTCCAATATAACCGTTGGTAGTTGCTCCGCAGATAAAAAAGCTAAAGAACAACAACCAAAAATCCTTTACCTTTACGGCGCGACCTAATGCACCGAAGGCGATCAGGATAGGATTTTTTTTGGAATCACCGGGAACCTGTTTGGTTCCTTCCGGTTCTCCATAAAGAGATAGATCCAAAGAGTCCGGTGATTCCGGTAACAAAAGGTACACAAGAGGAAAGATAAGAGCTATCCCGCAAGCGACCGTAAGAATCACAGGCCTCCAACCGTAAACTTCCACTATCTTTGCAAGCAGAGGTAAAAAAATAAGCTGACCTGTAGCGGAACTTGCTGTTAAAATCCCCATGGCAAGCCCTCTTTTTTCTTTGAACCAACGACTTACAATCGTGGCTCCGAGCGTTGTAGAAGTGACACCGGTAGCACAACCTACGATCACTCCCCATACCACCCACATCTGCCAACTGTACAACATTAGGCTGGAAAGTCCCACACTGATACCTAGAACTACCAAGGCGGAAAGAATCGTCTTTCTAAGCCCGAATCTTTCCATAGCCGCCGCGGAGAAAGGTCCCATCAAACCGAATAGTGCCAGGTTGATGGAAAGTGCGAATGAAATCGTCGCTCTATCCCAACCGAGCGCGGATTCCAAAGGAACCATTAAAACGCTGGGAGTGGCTCTGGTCCCTGCTGTGATCAGCATAATAAAAAAAGTAATACCGACTACAACCCAAGCATAATGAAACCTTTCTACAGTTCTTTTTGCAAGCCAGCTCGTGAATGATAACATATATTTTCCCCTTGCCAGAATTTCCAGGAAATCCAATTTTGTTACCGAGCAGTAACAATTATTCCAAAAACTGTACCGATCGGTAACAAGTCAAGGAGAAACATATGAAACAAAAAATATCTTCCCGACTCTCTAAGAAAAAATCCCCAAGAAAGTTCACTCCTAAACTGGAAGCCCAGGCTCAGATCATGGACGCCGCAGAAATTTTATTCTATAAGGAAGGGGCACGCATGATAGGTGTCGATGCGGTAGTCAAATTGGCGGGAGTCAATAAGATGTCTCTTTACAGACAATTCGAATCCAAGGATGCTTTGTTATTGGAATACCTGAAACGAAGGGATGAAAAATTTTGGAATTATCTGGAAGCGAGTTTTTCCAAACATCCCGATCATCCCGCCAAACAGTTGCTACAGTTTTTTATCGATTTGATGGAGAGAGCGAAAAATCCCGACTATAGAGGATGCCCCTTTATCAATATCGCCGTGGAATTTCCGGACAGAGACCACCCTGCCCGCTTGATGGTGGCGGAAAACAAAAGAAAACTGTTTCTTCGTTTGTTTGAAACTGCAAAAAAAACAAAAGCACCCAGGCCGAAACTTTTGGCAGAAGGGCTTGCCTTTTTAATTGAAGGTGCTTACACCGCAAGTCAAACCTACGGGAAAGATCATCCTATCCTGGATCACCTTCCCGATGTTGCCAAAACATTGCTAATCGGGGCGATCCCCAAACTAAGTTTATAATCTGGCCGCGAGTCTTGTTCCCTGATCTATGGCACGTTTGGCATCCAATTCCGCAGCCAAATCCGCACCACCTATCAAGTGTACATTAACACCCGCTTTTTCCAATGACTCCAAAAGTTCCCGATTGGGATCCTGACCGGCACAGATTACGATCGTGTCCGCTTCCACCTTTCTATCTTTTCCTTTCACTTCGATCAGGATTCCTTCCTTATCGATTTCTTTGTAAGTCACCCCTGAAATCTGATCGACTTTTCTGTCTTCCAAAGATGTTTTATGAATCCAACCTGTGGTCTTACCGAGTGTGGAACCGAATTTA
The nucleotide sequence above comes from Leptospira kobayashii. Encoded proteins:
- a CDS encoding MFS transporter, encoding MLSFTSWLAKRTVERFHYAWVVVGITFFIMLITAGTRATPSVLMVPLESALGWDRATISFALSINLALFGLMGPFSAAAMERFGLRKTILSALVVLGISVGLSSLMLYSWQMWVVWGVIVGCATGVTSTTLGATIVSRWFKEKRGLAMGILTASSATGQLIFLPLLAKIVEVYGWRPVILTVACGIALIFPLVYLLLPESPDSLDLSLYGEPEGTKQVPGDSKKNPILIAFGALGRAVKVKDFWLLFFSFFICGATTNGYIGTHFIAMCGDYGMGAVEGASILAIMGGLDLIGTTLSGWLSDRWNNRVLLFWYYGLRGLALLFLPTAFGISYFGLPVFALFYGLDWIATVPPTVRLTNDVFGAKDAPIIFGWVVAGHQLGAAFAALFGGLVRDNFGAYTIATMVAGGLCLISSVLVLRINRVKINPVALAIHN
- a CDS encoding TetR/AcrR family transcriptional regulator — protein: MKQKISSRLSKKKSPRKFTPKLEAQAQIMDAAEILFYKEGARMIGVDAVVKLAGVNKMSLYRQFESKDALLLEYLKRRDEKFWNYLEASFSKHPDHPAKQLLQFFIDLMERAKNPDYRGCPFINIAVEFPDRDHPARLMVAENKRKLFLRLFETAKKTKAPRPKLLAEGLAFLIEGAYTASQTYGKDHPILDHLPDVAKTLLIGAIPKLSL